A DNA window from Oncorhynchus tshawytscha isolate Ot180627B linkage group LG13, Otsh_v2.0, whole genome shotgun sequence contains the following coding sequences:
- the LOC112265001 gene encoding protein MB21D2 isoform X2 gives MVQKLDQKLPVANEYLLLSGGVREGVVDMDLDELSVYARGTDYDMDFTLLVPALKLHDRNQPVTLDMRHSALCHSWLSLRLFDEGTINKWKDCCTMVDHINGATNYFFSPTLVADWFYESISVVLVEIQKKPQRGMPRVEKVERNGTIISVILGVGSSRMLYDILPVVSFKGWPAVAQSWLMENHFWDGKITEEEVISGFYLVPTCSHKGRKENEWRLSFARSEVQLKKCISASLMQAYQVCKAIIIKLLSRPKAISPYHLRSMMLWACDRLPATYLSQEDFSAHFLLGLIDDLQNCLVNKMCPNYFIPQCNMLEHLSDEMAMLHARKLSSVRSDPAEHLRTTIEHAKAANRLTLDLHWRGSVLNLPSPQSDAGGEHQPDDRLAKKLQQLVMENPGKSISVFINPDDVTRPHFRIDDKFF, from the coding sequence ATGGTGCAGAAACTGGACCAGAAGCTCCCTGTGGCCAACGAGTACCTACTGTTGTCAGGTGGCGTGCGAGAGGGTGTGGTCGACATGGACCTAGACGAGCTGAGCGTCTACGCCCGCGGCACCGACTATGACATGGACTTTACCCTCCTCGTGCCTGCGCTCAAGTTGCACGACCGCAACCAGCCGGTGACTTTGGACATGCGCCACTCAGCCCTGTGCCACTCGTGGCTGAGCCTGCGCCTCTTCGACGAGGGCACCATCAACAAGTGGAAGGACTGCTGCACCATGGTAGACCACATCAACGGCGCCACCAACTACTTTTTCTCACCCACGCTGGTGGCTGACTGGTTCTACGAGTCCATCAGTGTGGTCCTGGTGGAGATCCAGAAGAAGCCCCAGCGCGGCATGCCCCGCGTGGAGAAGGTGGAGCGGAACGGCACCATCATCTCCGTCATCCTGGGCGTGGGCAGCAGCCGCATGCTCTATGACATCTTGCCTGTGGTCTCCTTCAAGGGATGGCCGGCGGTGGCCCAGAGCTGGCTGATGGAGAACCACTTCTGGGACGGCAAGATCACAGAGGAGGAGGTGATCAGCGGCTTCTACCTGGTGCCTACCTGCTCCCACAAGGGCCGTAAGGAGAATGAGTGGCGCCTGTCGTTCGCCCGCAGCGAAGTGCAGCTCAAGAAGTGCATCTCGGCCAGCCTGATGCAGGCCTACCAGGTGTGCAAGGCCATCATTATCAAGCTGCTGTCAAGGCCCAAGGCCATCAGCCCCTACCACCTGCGCAGCATGATGCTGTGGGCCTGCGATCGGCTCCCCGCCACCTACCTGTCCCAGGAAGACTTCTCAGCCCACTTCCTGCTAGGCCTCATCGACGACCTGCAGAACTGCCTGGTCAACAAGATGTGCCCCAACTACTTCATCCCGCAGTGCAACATGCTGGAACACCTTTCGGATGAGATGGCCATGCTCCACGCCCGCAAGCTCAGCTCGGTGCGCTCCGACCCGGCCGAGCACCTGCGCACCACTATCGAGCATGCCAAGGCGGCCAACCGGCTGACCCTGGACCTGCATTGGCGCGGCAGCGTCTTAAACCTGCCGTCGCCACAGTCGGACGCGGGCGGCGAGCACCAGCCAGATGACCGATTGGCTAAGAAGCTGCAGCAGTTGGTGATGGAGAACCCCGGCAAGTCCATCTCGGTGTTCATCAACCCCGACGATGTGACGCGGCCGCACTTCCGCATCGACGACAAGTTCTTCTGA